The segment CCAGGCTGCGGCTGCACCTTCGACATCAATGCGAAACTCGTAAGAGCGCTGGACGTCCGACACTGATTCCAGCGGCACAAAGCTGATCAACTCTCTGTCGGGACGACGCAATACATAGCTCCCCGAACCGCGCCGCGATTGCACAATGCCATCGTCGCGCAGTCGCGACAGCGCCGCGCGCACGGTGGGTCGCGATACCGCGTAGCTTGTTGCCAGAACCCCTTCGGTGGGCAACCGGCTATGCACCGGGAATTCCTCCTTCAGGATCTTGCCCAAGAGTTGGTCGTATATTTGGTCCGCCAGCGAGGGGCGCTTTGCTTCTGGCAACGTGGTCTCCTTGTCTTCGGGTCGGAAGCGCATGGAATCCCTATGTAAGCCATACATACCGATAGTGCCGCCGCCGAAAGCCATGAGATCACAAACTGCGCGGCCGCCCCTTGGGAAAGGAGCGACCAGAAAGCACAAGACTATTTCGATTTGGCCGCTGCGGGTGTCTCAGCCGGTTTGCGGATCACTAGGAAGTAGATAAAGACCAGCGTCAGCAAGACAAAAAACAGGCTGTCGGGATTGGTCAAGAAGGTGGTCGGATCGCCGTTCGACAGTGCCAGAGATCGGCGCAGGAACTCCTCAAGATTGGGGCCCAGGATGTAACCCAGCAGCATTGTGATCACCGGAAACCCGTTGCGACGCAGGTAGAAGGCCAGAACCCCCATGCCCAGGGCCATGAACATCTGGAAGGTCGAGTAGGTGGCCACAAAGCTGCCCACGACGGCCAGCAGGGCGATCACAGCATAGAGCACGTCCTTGCGGATCGACACGATGCGGATGAAATATGGTCCGATCAGGTACAGCGTCAGCGGGATGAGCACCACGGCGCTGAACAGCAGCGCAGCCAGCATCGGCGCGATCAGCCCGGCCTGGTCGGCCATCAACTGCGGGCCCGGCTGAATGCCGTTGATGACCAGAACGCCCAGCATGATCGCGGTGATCGGATCGCCAGGAATGCCAAAGGTCAGCATCGGCACCATGGCCCCGCCGCAGACCGCGTTGTTGGCGCTTTCCGAAGCGGCGATGCCCTGCGGGTTGCCCTTGCCGAACGTTTCCGGTTCGTGCGACGTGCGCACGGCCTCGGTATAGGCCAGGAACGACCCCATGGATCCCCCCGCACCTGGCAGTGTGCCGACGAAATACCCGATCAGGCACGACTTGAAATAACAGCCAAAGCCGATTTTGCGGATGTCCGCAAGCGGCGGCAGAAAGTCCCGGCGCCTG is part of the Puniceibacterium sp. IMCC21224 genome and harbors:
- a CDS encoding tripartite tricarboxylate transporter permease, whose amino-acid sequence is MDFIIQVFSSFSLLLDPVNLTYVILGFVIGTIFAAIPGLTATLAMALLLPVTYTLSVETALMACASIYMAGMCGGSITATTINIPGAPSSMMTALDGYPMQQQGKGALALGHAALASMFGGAVGALLLIALAPFVAQLSLMVKTTGKFSLLAFAIIVVVIAQRGRIPQAGLAACIGLMLATVGLDAMEPITRFTYGYSNLTAGIALMPVIIGTFAIAEILMQANSSSDISAATAAASKTKIRRRDFLPPLADIRKIGFGCYFKSCLIGYFVGTLPGAGGSMGSFLAYTEAVRTSHEPETFGKGNPQGIAASESANNAVCGGAMVPMLTFGIPGDPITAIMLGVLVINGIQPGPQLMADQAGLIAPMLAALLFSAVVLIPLTLYLIGPYFIRIVSIRKDVLYAVIALLAVVGSFVATYSTFQMFMALGMGVLAFYLRRNGFPVITMLLGYILGPNLEEFLRRSLALSNGDPTTFLTNPDSLFFVLLTLVFIYFLVIRKPAETPAAAKSK